The following proteins are co-located in the Trichormus variabilis 0441 genome:
- a CDS encoding chromophore lyase CpcT/CpeT has protein sequence MSFSPQLVNLGNYLAGEFDNREQALGEPIWFVHLRLWQRPVGLFSDDSITLFAEQANIVNLDRPYRQRILRLMPAPDSETGLYVQYYMPKNPSALVGAGRHPELLKTLTPQQLELLPGCVLSVSQKTVAPNSYQFTASPLPDTCCTFSYLGNTVQVSLGFAVTETELHTYDKGIDQETGKATWGAIVGPYRYTKREQY, from the coding sequence ATGAGCTTTTCGCCCCAATTAGTTAACTTAGGTAATTACTTAGCTGGAGAATTTGACAACAGAGAACAAGCCTTAGGTGAACCGATTTGGTTTGTTCACTTACGTCTATGGCAAAGACCAGTAGGTTTGTTTTCCGACGATAGCATTACCCTGTTTGCCGAACAAGCCAACATTGTCAATCTAGACCGTCCTTATCGTCAACGTATTCTGCGGTTAATGCCCGCGCCTGACTCGGAAACTGGGCTATATGTACAATACTATATGCCTAAAAATCCCAGTGCTTTAGTTGGTGCAGGTCGTCATCCTGAATTGCTCAAGACTTTAACTCCCCAACAGCTAGAACTACTTCCTGGTTGTGTTCTCTCAGTTAGCCAGAAAACAGTTGCACCTAATAGCTATCAGTTTACTGCTTCCCCACTGCCAGATACTTGCTGTACTTTCAGTTATTTGGGGAACACTGTACAAGTTTCTTTAGGCTTTGCTGTCACAGAGACAGAACTGCACACCTATGATAAGGGAATTGACCAAGAGACAGGCAAGGCAACTTGGGGAGCAATTGTCGGCCCCTATCGCTACACTAAGCGAGAACAGTATTGA
- a CDS encoding STAS domain-containing protein: protein MIQIEQNSYTTQDGNTVIVLKPTGRLDITTAWQFRLKLQECISKLSHHVVVNLGQVNFIDSSGLTSLVAGMRDADKVNGSFRICNVHPEAKLVFEVTMMDTVFEIFETEEEALEGVPRSMAS, encoded by the coding sequence GTGATTCAAATAGAACAAAATTCCTATACAACCCAAGACGGTAATACAGTTATTGTCTTAAAACCAACAGGCCGCTTAGACATCACCACAGCTTGGCAATTTCGCTTGAAATTACAAGAGTGTATTTCTAAACTCAGTCATCACGTAGTGGTGAATCTTGGTCAGGTAAATTTTATAGATAGTTCCGGACTTACATCTTTAGTCGCGGGAATGCGTGATGCTGATAAGGTAAATGGCAGTTTTCGTATCTGTAATGTTCACCCAGAAGCTAAACTTGTGTTTGAAGTGACAATGATGGATACAGTCTTTGAAATCTTTGAGACTGAGGAGGAAGCGTTAGAAGGTGTACCTCGTAGTATGGCTAGCTAG
- the rodA gene encoding rod shape-determining protein RodA, which yields MLLKRSLPKVRWKSWFKPWQQLDWPLFFLPFGVSIFGGLMIFSTELKQPVTDWWWHWLIASIGAFIALFLARCRYENLLQWHWITYALTNISLIAVMAAGTSAKGAQRWLTIGGFNVQPSEFAKIGVIITLAALLHKHTASKIEDVFRALAITAVPWLLVFVQPDLATSLVFGAIVLGMLYWANANPGWLLLMISPIIAAILFTMSWPLSTPIILFKEIFITPLGVAWAIAMAVLGWLTLPWRRFNIGTIGALSLNLLGGELGIFAWNHVLKEYQKNRLTAFINPEHDPLGSGYHLIQSRIAIGAGEMWGWGLFKGPMTQLNFVPEQHTDFIFSAVGEEFGLFGCLIVLFVFCLICWRLLHVAQTAKDNFGSLLAIGVLSMIVFQLVVNVGMNVGLAPVAGIPLPWMSYGRSAMLTNFIALGIVESVANFRQRQKYYF from the coding sequence ATGTTATTAAAACGATCGCTTCCCAAAGTGCGTTGGAAATCTTGGTTTAAGCCGTGGCAACAATTAGACTGGCCATTATTTTTCTTACCTTTTGGGGTCAGCATCTTTGGCGGTCTGATGATCTTCAGCACAGAACTCAAGCAGCCAGTAACAGATTGGTGGTGGCACTGGCTAATTGCTAGTATTGGTGCTTTTATTGCCTTATTTCTGGCTCGTTGCCGTTACGAGAATCTTTTGCAATGGCATTGGATTACCTACGCGTTGACTAATATCAGTTTGATTGCTGTGATGGCTGCTGGTACAAGTGCCAAAGGCGCACAACGTTGGTTAACTATCGGGGGATTCAATGTACAACCTTCAGAGTTTGCCAAAATTGGCGTAATCATCACCCTAGCAGCTTTATTGCATAAACACACAGCCAGCAAGATTGAAGACGTTTTTCGCGCCCTGGCGATTACGGCTGTACCTTGGTTATTAGTATTTGTCCAACCAGATTTAGCTACATCCTTAGTGTTTGGGGCGATCGTTCTGGGAATGCTTTATTGGGCAAACGCCAACCCAGGTTGGTTGTTACTCATGATTTCACCAATCATCGCTGCCATACTGTTTACGATGTCTTGGCCTTTATCGACACCAATAATTTTATTTAAAGAAATTTTTATTACTCCCCTTGGTGTTGCTTGGGCAATCGCTATGGCTGTTTTAGGTTGGCTGACTCTTCCCTGGCGACGCTTCAATATAGGTACTATCGGTGCATTAAGCCTGAATTTACTCGGTGGTGAATTAGGTATTTTTGCTTGGAATCATGTACTAAAAGAGTATCAAAAAAATAGGTTGACCGCATTTATCAATCCCGAACATGACCCCCTTGGTTCTGGATATCACCTCATTCAATCACGTATTGCCATTGGTGCTGGGGAAATGTGGGGTTGGGGTTTGTTTAAGGGGCCGATGACTCAACTAAATTTTGTGCCTGAACAACACACCGATTTTATTTTCTCCGCCGTAGGTGAGGAGTTTGGTCTTTTCGGCTGTTTAATTGTTTTGTTTGTTTTCTGCTTGATTTGCTGGCGATTGCTGCACGTAGCGCAAACAGCCAAAGATAATTTTGGTTCTTTGTTAGCGATCGGTGTTTTATCAATGATTGTATTTCAGTTAGTGGTGAATGTGGGCATGAACGTAGGTTTAGCACCTGTAGCCGGTATTCCCTTACCGTGGATGAGTTATGGACGTTCTGCCATGCTGACCAATTTTATTGCTTTAGGAATAGTAGAATCGGTGGCAAACTTTCGGCAGCGACAGAAATATTATTTTTGA
- a CDS encoding ATP synthase: protein MRLPLPQFDKSDRQPSHIAEVVETATTEFLAQCLEPEDLTFPSMPPFGSWVCAVDEESGNQVYAVVYHATTMPVDSVHRAVAMGMSLQDLREEQPQIFAMLKTEFKAAIVGFAQSSTVANGNGRMYQYLPPRPPQIHQAVHRCDPEVIVRFTEELEFLRTLLSINGAPVESLTAAVIRDIYQLRKADRDWLIKAGRNLSILLKDDYDRLRFILSQIHP from the coding sequence ATGCGCCTCCCTTTACCACAGTTTGACAAAAGCGATCGCCAACCTAGCCACATTGCTGAGGTAGTGGAAACTGCTACAACTGAATTTTTGGCACAATGTCTGGAACCAGAAGACTTGACCTTTCCATCAATGCCACCCTTTGGTAGTTGGGTGTGTGCTGTGGATGAAGAATCCGGTAATCAGGTCTATGCTGTGGTATATCATGCTACTACTATGCCTGTAGATTCCGTCCACAGAGCCGTGGCAATGGGGATGTCACTACAAGACTTGCGCGAGGAACAACCCCAGATATTTGCTATGCTGAAGACGGAATTTAAAGCGGCGATCGTGGGATTTGCTCAGTCATCGACTGTAGCCAACGGCAATGGAAGAATGTATCAGTATTTACCACCACGTCCTCCGCAAATTCATCAGGCTGTACATCGGTGCGATCCAGAAGTTATAGTGAGATTTACCGAAGAACTAGAATTTTTGCGGACTTTGCTATCTATCAACGGCGCACCAGTGGAATCATTAACCGCCGCCGTTATTCGGGATATCTACCAATTACGCAAAGCTGATCGAGACTGGCTCATCAAAGCTGGGCGGAATTTAAGCATATTGCTAAAGGACGACTACGATCGCCTACGGTTCATTCTCAGCCAAATACACCCATAG
- the hemF gene encoding oxygen-dependent coproporphyrinogen oxidase, with protein sequence MVTNSQTPTVKAKISPSLPATDAKARVSNFMKQLQDEITQALTKLDGVGQFHEDSWERPEGGGGRSRVLRDGAIFEQAGVNFSEVWGSHLPPSILAQRPEAEGHGFYATGTSLVLHPRNPYVPTVHLNYRYFEAGPVWWFGGGADLTPYYPFAEDAAHFHQTLKGACDEHHPEYYPVFKRWCDEYFYLKHRDETRGVGGLFFDYQDGQGVLYRGPNPKGEAANYSNQVGEPAPRDWEDLFSFVQGSGKAFLPAYVPIVERRHGIEYGDRQRNFQLYRRGRYVEFNLVYDRGTIFGLQTNGRTESILMSLPPLVRWEYGYQPEPNSPEAELYDTFLKPQDWSNWTAKQ encoded by the coding sequence ATGGTGACAAACTCGCAAACCCCAACGGTAAAGGCAAAAATATCCCCGTCTCTACCAGCCACTGACGCTAAAGCTAGAGTCAGTAATTTTATGAAACAGTTGCAAGATGAAATTACACAAGCCTTAACAAAACTTGATGGTGTGGGTCAGTTTCATGAAGATAGTTGGGAACGTCCTGAGGGGGGTGGCGGGCGATCGCGTGTGCTACGTGATGGTGCAATATTTGAGCAAGCTGGGGTAAATTTTTCTGAAGTTTGGGGTTCTCATCTCCCTCCTTCAATTTTAGCCCAGCGTCCTGAAGCGGAAGGACATGGCTTTTATGCCACAGGTACATCGTTGGTTTTACATCCACGCAACCCCTATGTTCCCACAGTTCACCTAAATTACCGTTATTTTGAAGCTGGCCCAGTTTGGTGGTTTGGTGGCGGTGCTGACCTCACACCTTATTACCCCTTTGCAGAAGATGCGGCTCATTTCCATCAGACCCTGAAGGGAGCTTGTGACGAACATCACCCAGAGTATTACCCAGTCTTTAAACGCTGGTGTGATGAATACTTCTATCTTAAACACCGCGATGAAACTAGGGGTGTAGGTGGTCTATTTTTCGATTATCAAGATGGACAAGGTGTTTTATATCGCGGCCCCAACCCTAAAGGCGAAGCAGCCAATTACAGTAATCAAGTAGGAGAACCAGCACCACGGGACTGGGAAGATTTGTTTAGTTTTGTCCAAGGTTCTGGTAAGGCTTTTTTACCCGCCTACGTCCCCATTGTAGAGCGCCGTCATGGAATAGAGTATGGCGATCGCCAACGGAACTTCCAACTTTATCGTCGTGGTCGGTATGTCGAATTTAACTTGGTTTATGACCGAGGCACAATTTTTGGCTTGCAAACCAACGGACGTACTGAATCTATTTTGATGTCTTTACCACCTTTGGTTCGTTGGGAATACGGTTATCAACCCGAACCCAACTCTCCAGAAGCAGAGTTATATGATACATTCCTCAAGCCCCAAGATTGGAGCAACTGGACAGCAAAACAGTAA
- a CDS encoding NAD(P)H dehydrogenase subunit NdhS, translated as MILPGATVRVKNPNDTYYRYEGLVQRVTDGKVAVIFEGGNWDKIITFRLSELEPVEITAGKKKGK; from the coding sequence ATGATCCTACCTGGAGCAACTGTTAGAGTCAAAAATCCCAACGATACTTATTATCGCTACGAAGGACTGGTACAACGAGTCACTGACGGCAAAGTAGCCGTTATATTTGAAGGCGGTAACTGGGACAAGATCATTACCTTTCGTTTATCGGAATTGGAACCAGTAGAAATTACCGCCGGTAAGAAAAAAGGAAAATAA
- a CDS encoding Mrp/NBP35 family ATP-binding protein, translated as MYDVLDSQSVLEVLRPVQDPELRKSLVELNMIRNVKIDGGQVSFTLVLTTPACPLREFIVEDCQRAVKKLPGVTDVSVEVTAETPQQKSLPDRNGVPGVKNIIAISSGKGGVGKSTVAVNVAVALAQTGAKVGLLDADIYGPNDPTMLGLGDAQIVVRSTEKGEVLEPAFNHGVKLVSMGFLIDRDQPVIWRGPMLNGVIRQFLYQVEWGELDYLIVDMPPGTGDAQLTLTQAVPMSGAVIVTTPQNVALLDSRKGLRMFQQMNVAVLGIVENMSYFIPPDMPDKHYDIFGSGGGSKTAAELGVPLLGCIPLEISTRIGGDNGVPIVVADPDSASAKALKAIALTIAGKVSVAALT; from the coding sequence ATGTACGATGTTCTCGATTCACAATCTGTCTTAGAAGTGTTGCGACCAGTGCAAGACCCAGAACTGCGTAAGAGTCTGGTAGAACTGAATATGATTCGCAACGTCAAAATTGATGGTGGTCAAGTAAGCTTCACCTTGGTTTTGACTACCCCGGCTTGTCCATTGCGGGAATTTATCGTTGAAGATTGCCAAAGAGCCGTGAAAAAGCTACCTGGGGTAACAGATGTCAGTGTAGAAGTCACCGCAGAAACACCCCAACAAAAAAGCTTGCCAGACCGTAACGGTGTTCCTGGGGTAAAAAATATTATCGCCATCTCTAGTGGTAAAGGTGGTGTCGGTAAAAGTACTGTGGCAGTAAATGTTGCGGTGGCTTTAGCGCAAACGGGGGCAAAAGTCGGCTTACTAGATGCGGATATCTACGGCCCCAATGATCCTACGATGCTGGGACTGGGTGATGCCCAAATTGTCGTGCGTTCCACAGAAAAAGGGGAAGTATTGGAACCCGCGTTTAATCATGGTGTCAAATTGGTGTCGATGGGCTTTTTGATTGACCGAGATCAACCTGTAATTTGGCGTGGGCCGATGCTGAATGGGGTAATTCGCCAGTTTCTCTATCAAGTAGAGTGGGGCGAGTTGGACTATTTAATTGTGGATATGCCTCCAGGAACCGGAGATGCCCAATTAACTTTAACTCAGGCTGTACCAATGTCTGGGGCAGTAATTGTGACTACACCCCAAAACGTAGCCTTGTTAGATTCTCGTAAAGGTCTACGTATGTTCCAGCAAATGAACGTCGCTGTTTTGGGAATAGTAGAAAACATGAGCTACTTCATTCCCCCTGATATGCCAGATAAACATTACGATATTTTTGGTTCCGGTGGCGGCTCCAAAACAGCAGCAGAATTAGGTGTACCCTTACTAGGCTGCATACCCTTGGAAATTTCCACCAGAATTGGCGGTGATAATGGTGTACCCATCGTTGTTGCTGACCCAGATTCAGCCTCTGCCAAAGCATTAAAAGCGATCGCTTTAACAATTGCTGGTAAAGTATCAGTCGCAGCCCTAACATAA